From the Cyanobium sp. M30B3 genome, the window ATGACCGCAGTCCCTCCAGCCCCCGCCGCCTCCGGCCCCGCGCCGGGGAGCACGGTGCTGGCCCTGCACAGCAGTGGCTCACAGCTGGGGGTGGGCCTGCGCTGGCTCGACCGCTCCCAGCCCGATCGGATCCGCTGCTTTGATCGCGGACGGGCCCTGGCCAATGCCCTGTTCACCTGTGTGGAGCAGGTGTGCCCTGCCGCTCAGTGGCATTCCCTGGCCCGTCTGGCCGTGGCCACGGGGCCGGGTGGCTTCACCAGCACCAGGCTCACCGTTGTGCTGGCCCGCACCCTGGCCCAGCAGCTGGCGCTTCCCCTCGATGGGGTGGGCAGCCTGGAGCTGATGGCCCGTCGCCTGGGCCTGCACCGTCCCACCTGGCTGGTGCAGGAGCTGCCGCGGCGGGGGCTGGTGGCGGGTCTCTATGGTCCTGATCCCGACCGGCCTGGAGCGATGCGCGCGTGGGTGGCCCCCCGGCTGCATGCCGATGCACAGGCCCTGCAGGCCCTCAGGCCAGCCCCCTGTCTGCCGGTTGAGGAGGACCTGCCGGCCGACGTGCGGATGTTGCTGGACCTGGCCGTCGCCGGCCATGCCGAGGCGGAGCCGGCACCCTGGCAACCGGTGTTGCCGATCTATCCCACCTCGCCCGTGGCGCTCACCTGATGCGGATGCCTGCCAAGCCCCGCCGCCGCCGGTTCCAAGGGCTGCGCCTGGGGTTCCTGCTCGCCACCGGCGCCCTGCTCTGGCTCTCGCGCGGCTGGTGGTGGCCCACCCCGCCCCCAGCCCAGTTGATCCTGGTGCTGGGGGGGGATGTGGACCGGGAGCGTCACGCCGCCGCCCTGGCCCAGGAGCTCGGTCTGCCCGTGGTGGTGAGTGGCGGCAGCAATCCCGAGTACGCCCACTGGTTGTTCGAGCAGCGCCAGGGCCTGCCCCCCGGCCAGGTGCAGCTCGACTACCGCGCCCGCGACACCCTCTCCAACTTCACCTCGCTGGTGGACGATCTGCAGCGGGCCCGCATCCGCCATGCCCTGCTCGTCACCAGCAGTGACCACATGGACCGGGCGATGCTGGTGGGCCGGGTGGTGGCCGGCAGCCGCGGCATTCACCTCACGCCGGAGCCGGTGGACTGCGGTGACCTCTGCCGTCCAGAGGGCCGCCGCAAGATCTGGGGCGACGGACTGCGGGCGGTGCTGTGGGTGGTTACGGGTCGCGATCTGCGCCGCTGGGCGGCAGAGCGTCTGGCACCCGGGCACTGAGCAGGTCATCGATGCCCACCAATCCCTGGTCGAGCAGGGCATTGATCTGGTGCTGACAGGCGGCGGTGGCCGCCTCCAGGTCGGGCCGCCGCCGCGAAGGCGGCGGCGGGATGGGGATGCCGATGCGGATGTGCACCGGCACCAGGCGCAGGCGACCGCCGCCGGGGCCCAGGGCCCGGTGGCTGTTGACGATCGCCACCGGCAGCAGGGGTACACCGGCCCGGGCGGCCAGCAGGGCCGCACCGGCCTGGGGGGCGTTCACCCGGCCGTCGCGCTGGCGGGTGCCGTCGATGAACACCCCGATCGCCCAGCCCTCCTCGAGGCGGTCGGTGGCGGTGCGGATCGCCTCCCGGTCGCTGGCGCCGCGGGCCACCGGATAGGCGCCGCAGGCCCGGATGATGGCGCCGAGCAGGGGCACCCGGAACAGTTCGGCCTTGGCCATGAAGGCCACCGGCCGCCCCAGGGCATGGCCCAGCAGGGGCGGATCGAGGTGGGAGCCATGGTTGGCCACCACCACCAGGGCCCCCTCCAGGGGCACATGGCCATTGCCGGCGGTGCGGCCCCGGAACAGCAGCCTGTAGATCGGGAACACCAGCAGGTAGCTGATCAGCCGGTAGGTGAGGCTGGGGCGCGGCGTGCGGATCAAGGCAGGGGGCTCAGCCCGTTTGCGTCGTCGCAGCGCCCGTTTCACGGCGTTCACCGGGCTGCTCACAGCCCCAGATCGGCGGCGCCGGCGACCTGGGCGGTGCCGATCGCCGGGCAGCTGCGCTTGATCAGTCCACTGAGCACGTTGCCAGGGCCAATCTCCACGGCGGTGTCGATGCCGGCCGCGACCAGGGCGTCCATGGTTTCCCGCCAGCGCACGCCGGTGGTCATCTGGTCGCGCAACCGTTGCTTGAGGGTGGCCCCATCGGTCTGGGGGGTGGGGTCGGTGTTGCTCAGCACGGGGATGGCGGCGTCGGCGAAGGCCACCGCGTCCAGGGTGGCGGCGAAGCGGGCCGCCGGCCCGGCCATGAAGGGGGAATGGAAGGCGCCGCTCACGGCCAGGGGAATGGCGCGCTTGCACGTCAGCGCGCCGCTCACCTGGGCCACGGCCTCGGGCGTGCCGGAGAGCACCACCTGGGCGCTGCTGTTGTCGTTGGCGATCACCACGTCGTCGTGGGCGGCCACCAGGGCCTCCAGTTCGGCGCGGTCGAAGCCCATCACGGCCGTCATCGCCCCGCCGCCGGCCTCGGCCATCAGCGCGCTGCGGGCCTGGATCAGCCGCAGGCCGGTGGCGAAGTCGAACACCCCGGCCGCATAGAGCGCCACCAGTTCCCCCAGGCTGTGGCCGGCCACCAGATCCGCGCTGCGGCCCTGGGCCCGCAGTCCGTCCACCAGCAGGCTCTCCACCACATAGAGGGCAGGCTGGGTGTTGCCGGTGCTGTTCAGGTCGGCGTCAGGGCCTGTGGCGCTGCCGTCACAGATGGCCAGCAGGTCGCGTCCCAGCAGTTCCGAGGCCTCGGTGAAGCGCTCCCGGGCGCCTGGCAGGTCGCGCACACCGGCGGCCATTCCCACCTTCTGGGAACCCTGGCCGGGAAACACCCAGGCAATCGCCATGCTGTCGCTGTGCGTGTGTTGGCTCCGGAGGTTAGGCCGCAGCTTGCGGGCCGCTCCAGCGCAGCAGCGCCGCGCCCCAGCTCAGGCCGGCGCCGAAGCCGCTGCTGGCCAGCAGGTGGCCAGCCCGCACCCGGCCATCGCGCACGGCCTCATCGAGCATCAGTGGAATGGTGGCGGCGGAGGTGTTGCCGTAGTGGGCCAGGTTGCTCAGCACCCGCTCCGGGGCCATGGCGAAGCGCTCGGCCACCGCATCGAGGATGCGCTGGTTGGCCTGGTGCAGCAGCAGCCAGTCGAGCTGGTCGGCCCGGGTGGCGGTGTGCTCCAGCAGCTCTTCGAGGATCTGGGGCACCTCCCGCACGGCGAATTTGTACACCTCCTGGCCGTTCATCTGGATCGGCGCGAAGCCCCCCTTCTGGGCGGAGAGCTGGTCGAGCAGCGGCTCGCGCGTGTCGTGCTGGGCCAGGGTGAGACAGGCGTTGCGGCGTCCATCGGAGCGCATGCGAAACCCCAGCAGCCCGCTGTCCTCGGCGGCACAGGCCTGCACCGCCACGGCTGCCGCCCCATCGCCGAACAGCACGCAGGTGCGGCGATCGTCCCAGTCCACCCAGCGGCTGAGCTGGTCGGCCCCGATCACCAGGGCCCGGCCCACGGCGCCGCTGGCGATGTACTGGCTGGCGGTGACCAGGGCGAACAGAAAGCCGCTGCAGGCGGCGGTGAGGTCGAAGGCCACGGCGCCGGTGGCACCGATGGCGGCCTGGATCCGCGGGGCCGTGCCGAACAGGTCGTCCGGGCTGGAGGTGGCCAGCAGGATCAGGTCCACCTCCTCCGGTCGCCAGCCGGCGTGGGCCAGGGCCGCCTCGGCGGCCCGGCTGGCCAGCACCGTGAGCGGCTCATCCCGGCCGGAGATCCGCCGGGCGCCGATGCCGGTGCGGCTGCGGATCCAGTCGTCGCTGGTCTCCACCCGCCGGCTCAGGTCGGCGTTGCTGACGCTGGCGGCGGGCATGGCGCTGCCGCTGCCCACCAGGGCCATGCCGTGATGGGGTTGAGCCCGCTTGTCGGGGCCTGAGAGGCTGAGCGACACGCCGAGCGGCACGGGATGGGCCCGCAGATTGGCTCAGTCAACCACAGGCCACAGCGCCCCCGGCCGGTTCGCTGAGGGCATGCAGATCGTCCATCACGTGGTGGTTGGCGGCGGAATGGGCCAGGCGCAGGGCACTGAGCACGGAGAGTGCCTTGCTGCTGCCATGGCCGATCACGCAGACGCCATCCACACCCAGCAGCAGGGCGCCGCCGTGCTCGGCATGGTCGAGCCGCTTCTTGATCCGGCGCAGGTTGTTGATCAGAAACGCTGATCCCACCTTGCCGCGCCGGCCGCGGGGCAGTTCCTCCTTGATCACGTCCAGCAGCACGCTGCCCACGCTCTCCAGGAACTTCAGCAGCACGTTGCCGGTGTAGCCGTCGCACACCAC encodes:
- the tsaB gene encoding tRNA (adenosine(37)-N6)-threonylcarbamoyltransferase complex dimerization subunit type 1 TsaB; amino-acid sequence: MTAVPPAPAASGPAPGSTVLALHSSGSQLGVGLRWLDRSQPDRIRCFDRGRALANALFTCVEQVCPAAQWHSLARLAVATGPGGFTSTRLTVVLARTLAQQLALPLDGVGSLELMARRLGLHRPTWLVQELPRRGLVAGLYGPDPDRPGAMRAWVAPRLHADAQALQALRPAPCLPVEEDLPADVRMLLDLAVAGHAEAEPAPWQPVLPIYPTSPVALT
- a CDS encoding YdcF family protein, encoding MPAKPRRRRFQGLRLGFLLATGALLWLSRGWWWPTPPPAQLILVLGGDVDRERHAAALAQELGLPVVVSGGSNPEYAHWLFEQRQGLPPGQVQLDYRARDTLSNFTSLVDDLQRARIRHALLVTSSDHMDRAMLVGRVVAGSRGIHLTPEPVDCGDLCRPEGRRKIWGDGLRAVLWVVTGRDLRRWAAERLAPGH
- a CDS encoding 1-acyl-sn-glycerol-3-phosphate acyltransferase, giving the protein MNAVKRALRRRKRAEPPALIRTPRPSLTYRLISYLLVFPIYRLLFRGRTAGNGHVPLEGALVVVANHGSHLDPPLLGHALGRPVAFMAKAELFRVPLLGAIIRACGAYPVARGASDREAIRTATDRLEEGWAIGVFIDGTRQRDGRVNAPQAGAALLAARAGVPLLPVAIVNSHRALGPGGGRLRLVPVHIRIGIPIPPPPSRRRPDLEAATAACQHQINALLDQGLVGIDDLLSARVPDALPPSGADRDP
- the fabD gene encoding ACP S-malonyltransferase, yielding MAIAWVFPGQGSQKVGMAAGVRDLPGARERFTEASELLGRDLLAICDGSATGPDADLNSTGNTQPALYVVESLLVDGLRAQGRSADLVAGHSLGELVALYAAGVFDFATGLRLIQARSALMAEAGGGAMTAVMGFDRAELEALVAAHDDVVIANDNSSAQVVLSGTPEAVAQVSGALTCKRAIPLAVSGAFHSPFMAGPAARFAATLDAVAFADAAIPVLSNTDPTPQTDGATLKQRLRDQMTTGVRWRETMDALVAAGIDTAVEIGPGNVLSGLIKRSCPAIGTAQVAGAADLGL
- a CDS encoding ketoacyl-ACP synthase III, which codes for MALVGSGSAMPAASVSNADLSRRVETSDDWIRSRTGIGARRISGRDEPLTVLASRAAEAALAHAGWRPEEVDLILLATSSPDDLFGTAPRIQAAIGATGAVAFDLTAACSGFLFALVTASQYIASGAVGRALVIGADQLSRWVDWDDRRTCVLFGDGAAAVAVQACAAEDSGLLGFRMRSDGRRNACLTLAQHDTREPLLDQLSAQKGGFAPIQMNGQEVYKFAVREVPQILEELLEHTATRADQLDWLLLHQANQRILDAVAERFAMAPERVLSNLAHYGNTSAATIPLMLDEAVRDGRVRAGHLLASSGFGAGLSWGAALLRWSGPQAAA